In the Topomyia yanbarensis strain Yona2022 chromosome 3, ASM3024719v1, whole genome shotgun sequence genome, one interval contains:
- the LOC131690975 gene encoding mitochondrial DNA helicase, whose amino-acid sequence MLAKRFLYSCIKTTQSLSKKHSPCPISCTATTQLSAPNSAAWYRLLVRNASTLDGRDDLSVPGASLYNIRKTIKASPLESSEGFTCIQTVCPICNRVPGQVDNHSTRDETIYVNKTTGSFTCSACQYLGRWEYVEKFFLPYNKSAKTVQEMQKLRDIFLATKRAEKKAAVEFPDGLVTVNENLAAEICTKFRLEGIPTGSLVQMCSRWDSTHQHVYVPLIDVECRLVGYKVLSISEESNGSTLVERTVPDANCSGLIYLKCSTTTVGTTVKANLKEPSNAIVVLNICDLLALSAAKVNATAICLPHDLKSLPQQCLPGLERYQKLILWFNYDTAGWDTARNYAKKLDERRCLFVRPTDAHPTPAKALSLGMDLKGIYSKAQPILHQSITTFQALRQDVLSDLQNIDKVQGVKWKRYPTLNKLLKGHRKGELTVLTGPTGCGKTTFMSDYSLDLALQGVSTLWGSFEIRNTRLASTLLRQLAGRPLDVNLSDFDYWADQFEQLQVYFMTFHGQQPIKVVMDAIEHTQYVHDIQHVIIDNLQFMMGVSEESKHLDRYWKQDAIIAAFRTFATRKNCHVTLVIHPRKERDTEDLTTSSIFGGAKASQEADNVLIIQDKRLTSVRGKKYLQVAKNRYSGDLGIMPLDFDKASLSYAQKRKKTETIDTPLVDETNESIRGDN is encoded by the exons ATGTTAGCGAAGCGTTTTCTATATTCATGCATCAAAACCACGCAATCACTAAGCAAAAAGCACTCACCTTGCCCAATAAGCTGTACAGCAACAACGCAATTATCCGCCCCAAACTCGGCAGCGTGGTACCGGTTGTTGGTTCGCAATGCTTCCACCCTGGACGGACGGGATGACCTCTCGGTACCTGGGGCATCACTGTACAACATCAGGAAAACTATTAAAGCGTCGCCTCTGGAGAGTTCAGAAGGCTTCACTTGTATACAAACGGTTTGTCCGATATGTAACAGAGTACCAGGACAGGTCGATAACCATAGTACGAGAGATGAAACAATCTATGTGAACAAGACGACGGGAAGTTTTACCTGTTCTGCATGTCAATATCTGGGTCGGTGGGAATATGTTGAGAAGTTTTTCTTACCCTACAATAAAAGTGCAAAAACTGTACAGGAGATGCAGAAGCTTAGGGATATCTTTTTGGCTACTAAGAGAGCTGAGAAGAAAGCTGCGGTCGAATTTCCGGATGGTTTAGTGAcagttaatgaaaatttagctgctgaaatttgtacaaaatttcgtctAGAG GGAATTCCGACAGGGAGTTTAGTACAAATGTGCTCAAGGTGGGATTCGACTCATCAACATGTGTATGTCCCTCTGATCGATGTGGAATGTAGGTTAGTTGGCTACAAAGTTCTTAGTATTTCTGAAGAATCCAACGGTAGCACGCTGGTTGAGAGGACTGTACCCGATGCGAACTGTTCTGGATTAATCTACTTGAAATGTTCGACCACGACTGTTGGTACAACAGTAAAAGCAAATCTCAAAGAGCCTTCTAATGCTATAGTTGTATTGAATATTTGTGATTTACTGGCATTGAGTGCTGCTAAAGTTAACG CAACTGCCATTTGTCTTCCTCATGACTTGAAAAGTTTGCCTCAGCAGTGTTTGCCAGGACTAGAACGATACCAGAAATTAATACTATGGTTCAACTACGACACCGCTGGTTGGGACACGGCTCGAAATTACGCTAAAAAGTTAGATGAGCGTCGATGTCTGTTTGTCCGTCCAACGGATGCTCATCCTACACCGGCGAAAGCTCTTTCGTTAGGAATGGACCTgaaaggaatttactcgaaagCACAGCCAATTCTTCATCAGTCGATAACCACCTTCCAAGCATTGCGACAGGACGTATTGAGCGATTTACAGAATATCGATAAAGTTCAGGGTGTTAAGTGGAAGCGATATCCCACACTTAATAAACTGCTAAAAGGTCACCGGAAAGGTGAACTGACTGTTCTCACTGGTCCAACAGGGTGTGGAAAGACTACCTTCATGTCGgattattcgctggacttagcTTTGCAAGGAGTCTCGACACTATGGGGATCATTTGAAATACGAAACACCCGGTTAGCTTCCACTTTGTTGCGTCAATTGGCCGGTCGACCGTTGGATGTGAATTTATCGGATTTCGACTATTGGGCGGATCAATTCGAGCAACTTCAAGTCTACTTTATGACTTTTCATGGGCAGCAACCGATTAAAGTCGTAATGGATGCCATCGAACATACTCAGTACGTACACGACATTCAACATGTGATCATCGACAATCTGCAGTTTATGATGGGCGTCTCGGAGGAGAGTAAGCATTTAGATCGTTACTGGAAACAGGATGCAATCATTGCGGCATTCCGAACATTTGCCACGCGCAAGAATTGCCACGTGACGCTGGTAATTCATCCTAGGAAGGAGCGCGACACGGAAGACCTGACGACAAGTTCAATCTTCGGTGGAGCCAAAGCTTCACAAGAAGCAGATAACGTACTGATAATTCAGGACAAACGACTAACTTCAGTGAGAGGAAAGAAGTATCTGCAGGTCGCCAAAAATCGTTACAGCGGAGACTTAGGTATTATGCCGTTGGATTTCGACAAGGCCAGCCTGAGCTATGCACAAAAACGTAAAAAGACTGAAACGATAGATACACCTCTTGTAGATGAAACGAATGAATCAATCCGTGGTGATAATTAG
- the LOC131690976 gene encoding cysteine-rich PDZ-binding protein isoform X2: MVCEKCEKKLGKVITPDPWKSGARNTTEGGGRKINENKALSSSKLRYNPIAGNFAPCRICKQKIHQAGSHYCQQCAYKKGICAMCGKKLLDVKNYRQSSA, translated from the exons ATGGTCTGCGAAAAGTGTGAGAAAAAATTAGGTAAGGTAATCACTCCCGACCCGTGGAAATCAGGTGCCCGTAATACAACCGAAGGCGGCGGTCGTAAAATCAACGAAAACAAAGCCTTGAGTAGTTCTAAATTGCGCTACAATCCTATAGCCGGTAATTTTGCCCCTTGTCG GATATGTAAACAAAAGATTCACCAAGCCGGATCCCACTATTGTCAGCAGTGTGCCTATAAAAAAGGAATATGTGCGATGTGTGGCAAAAAGCTTCTGGACGTTAAAAACTATCGTCAGTCATCGGCCTGA
- the LOC131690976 gene encoding cysteine-rich PDZ-binding protein isoform X1, with protein sequence MKCRIVPAKQSVNMVCEKCEKKLGKVITPDPWKSGARNTTEGGGRKINENKALSSSKLRYNPIAGNFAPCRICKQKIHQAGSHYCQQCAYKKGICAMCGKKLLDVKNYRQSSA encoded by the exons ATGAAGTGTAGAATA gTACCTGCGAAACAGTCAGTAAATATGGTCTGCGAAAAGTGTGAGAAAAAATTAGGTAAGGTAATCACTCCCGACCCGTGGAAATCAGGTGCCCGTAATACAACCGAAGGCGGCGGTCGTAAAATCAACGAAAACAAAGCCTTGAGTAGTTCTAAATTGCGCTACAATCCTATAGCCGGTAATTTTGCCCCTTGTCG GATATGTAAACAAAAGATTCACCAAGCCGGATCCCACTATTGTCAGCAGTGTGCCTATAAAAAAGGAATATGTGCGATGTGTGGCAAAAAGCTTCTGGACGTTAAAAACTATCGTCAGTCATCGGCCTGA
- the LOC131687160 gene encoding uncharacterized protein LOC131687160, giving the protein MVACDGCGTWFHFTCAGVQASICNKPWHCGYCSTQGDNQSSSAISVGSGSSSARLRLRQLEESKALDDRLLLQQAEKERAFLAEKHRLEAEIQCERQLKGSTSSFRSRLSRRSHRSEIRTWINQSMETPPTVVTQQAGASTSTPVVSSGNVIQAVKDMRLTQPVQSIPQGNHQEVVQKIVVPPPPTNTNIVQATIALPLGTELKTSVAPIITNAIYPPKQPIPAPHHDTLRRDQQKQHPPGPPKQALPPTSQSGQLEVALPGMNLTVGKSVPAASHLEDRKQEKALDRHQQTHLYNQRDGQLKGYSLQPAGNHNATSLNAPLPPAQWHSSANISSMHNQQQFHKINQNPIAPSINTFYPMNFYPPQYYTRMSTGASPAWMHQHTANQLSGATEANETVPQVYAATAQHDRQQNIQQNIQQPLPGQASGIYFTPATEGVLSAQQLAARQVVSRELPKFSGDPLEWPMFINAFESTTAMCGIQPDENLARLQKSLVGGAREKVQSILTLPAAIPEIIQTLRDECGRPEQLVHCLLEKIRHAAPPNVNKLDTLINFGREVKNLVIFIEGARLQDHLSNPMLLSELVGKLPPSLRLEWGLHTQKVPQITLKAFSDYVTAIKSAACKVSLPSDCLQEENRRGRKEKGGFVNAHSVEEKSTIASSSKKEYQAKFENIAPKPCPACNRNDHKLRNCGKFKGFNMDQRKRIVEQSKLCQRCLGSHGKWPCRTKQSCEVDGCNEFHHSLLHSPNPKQASPVLPTGSSGVISAHCPRKAGVLFKVLPVVLSNHGKSVSTYAFLDDGSNLTLMEEEVAEELGLNGNISPLCIQWTGSVTRNEPTSRQVELRISNAHGGREYTISEVQTVPRLDLPQQSLDYAELSKQFPHLKGLPVSSFSNAVPRILIGLDNATLKLTLDKRERRSSEPVAAKTRLGWTIFGGGQRGVKRSDRVMFHMCDCTVDDTLHRLVNNYFDVENMGTKPVTSLESPEDQRARQILMQTTRRTESGRFECGLLWKCDTIEFPESYAMAERRLVCLEKKLGKDQELKRKVLEQIEEYLERGYAHKATEEELRNSDQLRVWYLPLGIVRNPRKPEKVRIVWDAAARVGDVSLNSMLLSGPDLLTPLLKVMFQFRQRQYVAVGDVRQMFHQLLVRQTDRQVQRFLFRSEPEQAPTVYVMDVVIFGASCSPCLAQYVKNTNAREFEELYPEATLAIINNTYVDDFLDSKDTVDETVQIVEEVRLIFDKAGFEIRNWQSNSEEVLRRVGVDFMETTKRFAAEKSTVAERVLGMEWIPKVDSFVFSTQFREDLQPLLTGSIVPTKRQVLRVVMSHFDPLGIVAFYTVHGKILIQDMWRSGIKWDDPITVQNFESWQRWVKLIPNLMEIQMPRCYFPKYNLGSYDTLELHVFVDASLMAYCAVAYFRIIDNGTPRCALVAAKTKVTPLKPQSIPRSELCAGVIGVRLLKSIQENHSIPIQKRYMWTDSTTVLAWLRSDPRKYQQFVAFRVAEIQSETSIDEWAHVPSNLNPADKGTKWGNGPCFDPENSWFTGSTFLHRLKHEWPRQPTTFTDPQQEVKAIHHHAAVCDSTIDFTNFSRWEDLLKRLAYVYHFVHSCQKRRRKSTGCRIVILEQRDFEAAEASVWRFVQRQAFAYEIDVIRKNSELSEENKKSLKRSSEIGKLSAYLDDKGVLRMQSRINTDVAYYSFDFVNPVIVPRKTHVTNLLIHKYHQRYGHANVETVVNELRQRYYIPKNRCMVKNVVKQCVWCKVYRAKPIAPRMAMLPHPRVRPYVRPLTFTGLDYFGPLTVKRGRTIEKRWVALFTCLTIRAVHVEVVHSLSADSCKMAIRRFVARRGAPQQIYSDNGTNFRGAARELAVEIKTINRKLASTFTNAETEWVFNPPSAPHMGGVWERKVRSIKDAFKSLHHARHLNDEELMTFMAEAEIIVNSHPLTFIPLEHSSDEAITPNNFILMSSSGANTTSRISVNEDFPLRVNWKMMQQLLNQFWKRWIQGYLPTIARRTKWFSDVRPLQNGDPVVIVDETVRNGWLRGRITKIYPAKDGQVRKVDVQTSSGVLQRPTIKVALLDIIESKTIQDEGITGRGVAKCGY; this is encoded by the coding sequence ATGGTCGCGTGCGACGGCTGTGGAACCTGGTTTCATTTCACTTGTGCGGGAGTGCAGGCTTCCATCTGCAACAAGCCATGGCACTGCGGCTATTGTTCGACTCAAGGCGACAATCAAAGCAGCTCAGCGATATCTGTCGGCTCAGGTAGCTCTAGTGCTCGTTTACGTTTGAGGCAGCTAGAAGAGTCCAAAGCACTGGATGATCGTTTGTTGCTACAACAAGCAGAAAAAGAGCGAGCTTTTTTAGCTGAAAAGCACCGGTTGGAGGCTGAAATTCAGTGCGAACGGCAACTGAAAGGAAGCACATCGAGTTTTAGAAGCCGGCTCAGTCGTCGCAGTCATCGGAGCGAGATTAGAACCTGGATCAATCAATCGATGGAAACTCCACCGACGGTCGTAACACAACAAGCTGGTGCGTCAACATCAACTCCCGTTGTGTCCTCCGGGAACGTCATTCAAGCAGTAAAAGACATGCGATTGACCCAGCCAGTTCAGTCAATCCCCCAGGGGAATCATCAGGAGGTTGTTCAGAAAATCGTCGTCCCACCTCCGCCTACCAACACGAATATCGTACAAGCCACTATAGCTCTTCCACTAGGAACTGAATTGAAAACAAGTGTTGCCCCTATTATAACCAACGCTATTTACCCGCCTAAGCAGCCAATTCCGGCACCGCATCACGATACTTTACGCCGAGATCAGCAGAAACAACATCCTCCAGGTCCGCCTAAGCAAGCACTTCCACCGACAAGCCAGTCAGGTCAATTAGAGGTAGCGCTACCAGGCATGAATCTTACGGTGGGAAAGTCAGTTCCTGCCGCATCTCATTTAGAAGATCGAAAACAAGAGAAAGCGTTAGATAGGCATCAACAAACCCATCTGTATAATCAGCGCGACGGTCAATTAAAAGGCTATTCTTTGCAGCCAGCGGGGAACCACAATGCCACGTCGCTGAATGCTCCATTGCCCCCTGCCCAGTGGCACTCAAGCGCTAATATAAGTTCCATGCATAATCAGCAGCAGTTCCATAAAATTAATCAGAACCCCATTGCGCCATCGATCAATACTTTCTATCCGATGAATTTCTACCCACCGCAGTATTACACCAGAATGAGTACAGGTGCGTCGCCAGCTTGGATGCACCAACACACCGCGAACCAGCTGTCGGGTGCGACTGAAGCTAATGAAACTGTGCCTCAAGTATATGCGGCGACAGCGCAGCATGATCGCCAGCAAAATATCCAGCAAAATATCCAGCAGCCACTTCCTGGCCAAGCCTCGGGTATCTACTTTACACCAGCTACTGAAGGAGTCTTGAGTGCACAGCAACTGGCAGCACGTCAAGTTGTATCACGCGAATTGCCTAAGTTTTCAGGTGATCCTCTCGAGTGGCCAATGTTTATCAACGCGTTTGAGTCCACTACGGCGATGTGCGGTATACAGCCAGATGAAAATTTGGCTAGGTTGCAAAAAAGCTTGGTAGGGGGCGCCCGGGAGAAAGTTCAGAGCATATTAACTCTTCCTGCAGCGATTCCCGAGATCATTCAAACTCTGCGGGATGAATGCGGACGACCTGAACAGCTAGTTCATTGTTTACTGGAAAAGATTCGTCATGCTGCTCCGCCAAACGTAAACAAACTTGACACTCTTATAAATTTCGGTAGGGAGGTCAAAAATTTAGTGATTTTTATCGAAGGCGCCAGACTACAAGACCATTTATCGAATCCGATGTTGCTGTCAGAGCTGGTTGGGAAGCTACCCCCAAGCCTACGGTTAGAATGGGGGCTTCATACGCAGAAAGTTCCTCAAATAACGCTAAAAGCATTTAGTGATTACGTCACAGCCATCAAAAGTGCTGCTTGCAAAGTCTCGTTACCTTCAGACTGTCTTCAGGAAGAAAATCGACGAGGTAGGAAGGAGAAAGGTGGTTTCGTGAATGCACATTCTGTTGAGGAGAAGTCTACGATCGCTTCGAGTTCAAAAAAAGAGTATCAAGCCAAATTCGAGAACATCGCTCCCAAACCATGCCCCGCGTGTAACAGGAATGATCACAAACTGCGCAACTGCGGTAAATTCAAAGGTTTCAATATGGACCAACGAAAGCGTATTGTTGAACAGTCGAAACTATGTCAACGTTGCTTGGGAAGTCACGGTAAATGGCCTTGCCGAACGAAACAATCCTGTGAAGTCGATGGTTGCAATGAGTTTCATCATAGCCTTCTCCATTCACCAAATCCGAAGCAGGCAAGCCCAGTTCTGCCAACAGGCTCGTCGGGAGTTATTTCTGCTCATTGTCCTCGGAAAGCTGGTGTTTTATTCAAGGTGCTTCCAGTCGTTCTGTCAAATCATGGCAAGTCTGTTTCAACTTACGCATTTTTAGACGACGGATCCAACCTCACGTTGATGGAAGAGGAAGTCGCTGAAGAACTTGGATTGAATGGGAATATCAGTCCGTTATGCATTCAGTGGACAGGAAGTGTAACCAGGAATGAACCTACATCACGGCAGGTAGAATTGCGCATTTCTAACGCGCATGGTGGGCGGGAGTACACTATCTCAGAAGTCCAAACGGTTCCTCGTCTTGACCTACCGCAACAGAGCCTGGACTATGCGGAGCTTTCCAAACAGTTCCCCCACCTGAAAGGACTTCCTGTGAGCAGCTTTTCCAATGCTGTGCCACGGATTCTCATTGGATTGGATAACGCAACACTGAAGTTGACCTTAGACAAACGTGAGAGACGCAGCAGCGAACCGGTTGCAGCCAAAACGCGCCTTGGGTGGACGATTTTTGGCGGCGGACAGAGGGGAGTAAAACGATCCGATCGCGTAATGTTTCATATGTGCGATTGCACTGTAGATGACACGCTTCACCGTCTTGTTAACAACTATTTCGATGTTGAAAACATGGGAACAAAACCGGTCACATCTTTAGAATCTCCCGAAGATCAACGCGCCAGGCAAATTTTAATGCAAACTACCCGGCGAACTGAGTCAGGGAGGTTCGAATGTGGGCTGTTGTGGAAGTGCGACACCATCGAGTTTCCTGAAAGCTACGCAATGGCCGAGCGTCGCCTAGTTTGCTTGGAAAAGAAACTAGGCAAGGATCAAGAGCTGAAAAGGAAAGTCCTAGAGCAGATTGAAGAGTATCTTGAGCGCGGCTATGCACACAAAGCAACTGAAGAGGAGCTACGTAATTCTGATCAACTTCGCGTCTGGTACCTTCCCTTGGGTATTGTTCGGAATCCTCGCAAACCCGAGAAAGTGCGTATTGTGTGGGACGCAGCAGCACGTGTGGGAGACGTATCCCTTAACTCTATGTTACTGTCGGGGCCAGATCTGTTGACTCCGCTCCTGAAGGTTATGTTCCAATTTCGACAACGGCAGTACGTTGCAGTAGGAGATGTACGTCAAATGTTTCACCAGTTGCTGGTTAGGCAAACAGACCGACAAGTTCAAAGATTCTTGTTTCGATCGGAACCGGAACAAGCGCCGACTGTATACGTCATGGATGTCGTAATCTTTGGCGCATCATGCTCACCGTGTCTTGCGCAATATGTAAAAAACACGAACGCAAGGGAATTCGAGGAGTTGTATCCAGAAGCTACGTTGGCGATTATTAATAACACTTACGTTGATGATTTTCTGGATAGCAAGGATACGGTAGATGAAACAGTGCAGATAGTAGAAGAGGTGCGACTGATTTTCGACAAAGCTGGGTTCGAGATTCGCAACTGGCAGTCGAATTCTGAGGAAGTTCTTCGACGGGTCGGGGTCGACTTTATGGAAACAACGAAACGTTTTGCGGCGGAGAAATCGACGGTGGCAGAACGAGTGCTTGGGATGGAATGGATTCCCAAGGTTGATTCTTTCGTATTTTCTACGCAGTTCCGTGAAGATCTTCAACCATTATTAACGGGGAGCATCGTTCCAACCAAGAGACAAGTTCTTCGTGTGGTAATGAGTCATTTTGATCCACTCGGGATCGTAGCTTTCTACACAGTtcatggaaaaatattaatccAAGACATGTGGAGATCCGGCATAAAATGGGACGATCCGATAACAGTACAAAATTTTGAGAGTTGGCAACGTTGGGTGAAATTGATTCCTAATCTGATGGAAATTCAAATGCCGAGATGCTACTTCCCGAAGTACAACCTAGGAAGCTACGACACTCTCGAGCTCCATGTTTTTGTCGATGCTAGCTTGATGGCCTATTGTGCTGTAGCTTACTTCCGAATCATTGACAACGGTACACCTCGCTGTGCTCTAGTAGCTGCCAAAACGAAGGTGACTCCCTTGAAACCTCAATCGATTCCACGCAGCGAGCTGTGCGCGGGTGTGATCGGAGTGAGACTTCTTAAAAGCATTCAGGAGAATCATTCAATTCCAATCCAGAAGCGCTACATGTGGACAGACTCAACAACCGTTCTGGCTTGGTTGCGATCAGATCCACGAAAGTATCAGCAATTTGTTGCCTTCCGAGTTGCAGAAATTCAGTCGGAAACAAGCATTGACGAGTGGGCTCATGTTCCGTCTAATCTAAATCCCGCCGATAAAGGTACCAAGTGGGGAAACGGCCCTTGCTTTGATCCGGAAAATTCGTGGTTCACTGGATCAACATTCCTACATCGGCTGAAGCATGAGTGGCCACGTCAACCTACCACATTTACCGATCCGCAGCAGGAAGTCAAAGCGATTCATCATCACGCAGCAGTTTGTGACTCGACAATAGATTTCACGAATTTTTCTCGCTGGGAAGATCTACTGAAAAGGTTAGCCTATGTGTATCACTTCGTTCATTCTTGTCAAAAGCGAAGAAGAAAGTCAACGGGATGTAGAATTGTTATATTAGAACAACGAGACTTCGAAGCCGCTGAAGCAAGTGTGTGGCGATTTGTTCAAAGACAGGCGTTTGCCTACGAAATCGATGTCATTCGCAAGAACTCCGAGTTATCAGAGGAGAACAAGAAGTCCTTGAAAAGAAGCAGTGAAATCGGAAAATTGTCGGCATATTTGGACGATAAAGGGGTACTGCGAATGCAAAGTCGAATCAACACCGATGTGGCCTATTACTCTTTCGATTTCGTGAATCCAGTGATAGTTCCTAGAAAAACACACGTCACCAATCTGCTGATACACAAATACCATCAACGTTACGGACATGCCAATGTAGAAACCGTCGTCAACGAGTTGCGTCAACGATATTACATACCCAAAAATCGTTGCATGGTGAAGAATGTAGTGAAGCAATGCGTGTGGTGTAAAGTCTACCGAGCTAAACCAATCGCGCCCAGGATGGCTATGTTACCGCACCCGAGAGTTAGGCCGTACGTAAGACCATTGACATTTACGGGTCTAGATTATTTTGGACCATTGACCGTGAAGCGAGGACGAACTATTGAAAAACGGTGGGTGGCACTTTTCACATGCTTAACTATACGCGCTGTGCATGTAGAGGTAGTCCACTCACTGTCGGCAGATTCCTGTAAAATGGCAATTCGCCGATTCGTTGCACGGAGAGGCGCTCCTCAGCAAATATACAGCGATAACGGGACCAATTTTCGAGGGGCAGCTCGCGAACTTGCAGTCGAAATCAAGACTATCAATCGAAAATTAGCGTCCACGTTCACCAATGCAGAAACTGAGTGGGTTTTTAATCCTCCTTCTGCTCCACACATGGGCGGTGTGTGGGAGCGAAAGGTGCGTTCAATCAAAGATGCATTTAAATCCCTTCACCATGCTCGTCACCTGAACGATGAGGAACTGATGACCTTTATGGCAGAAGCGGAAATAATTGTCAATTCCCATCCTCTGACATTCATACCCTTGGAGCATTCATCTGACGAGGCCATAACACCGAACAATTTCATTCTCATGAGTTCGAGCGGCGCTAACACCACTTCAAGAATATCGGTGAATGAGGACTTTCCATTGAGAGTCAATTGGAAGATGATGCAACAGCTTTTAAACCAATTTTGGAAGCGGTGGATTCAAGGTTACCTCCCAACCATAGCTCGCAGGACCAAGTGGTTTAGCGACGTTCGTCCGCTTCAAAATGGAGATCCAGTGGTCATTGTAGATGAGACGGTCCGTAACGGATGGTTACGAGGTCGAATCACTAAAATCTACCCCGCGAAGGACGGTCAGGTGAGGAAGGTTGACGTCCAAACGTCGTCTGGAGTACTTCAAAGACCAACGATCAAAGTAGCCTTGCTGGACATCATTGAGAGTAAGACCATTCAAGATGAAGGTATTACGGGTCGGGGTGTTGCGAAATGCGGGTATTAG
- the LOC131689076 gene encoding tubulin alpha-1 chain-like: MRECISVHVGQAGVQIGNACWELYCLEHGIQPDGQMPSDKTIGGGDDSFNTFFSETGAGKHVPRAVFVDLEPTVVDEVRTGTYRQLFHPEQLITGKEDAANNYARGHYTIGKEIVDLVLDRVRKLADQCTGLQGFLIFHSFGGGTGSGFTSLLMERLSVDYGKKSKLEFAIYPAPQVSTAVVEPYNSILTTHTTLEHSDCAFMVDNEAIYDICRRNLDIERPTYTNLNRLIGQIVSSITASLRFDGALNVDLTEFQTNLVPYPRIHFPLVTYAPVISSEKAYHEQLSVAEITNACFEPANQMVKCDPRHGKYMACCMLYRGDVVPKDVNAAIATIKTKRTIQFVDWCPTGFKVGINYQPPTVVPGGDLAKVQRAVCMLSNTTAIAEAWARLDHKFDLMYAKRAFVHWYVGEGMEEGEFSEAREDLAALEKDYEEVGMDSNDGEGEGAEEY; encoded by the exons ATG CGTGAATGTATTTCCGTACACGTTGGCCAAGCTGGTGTCCAGATTGGTAATGCCTGCTGGGAACTTTACTGCCTGGAGCATGGAATCCAGCCAGATGGTCAGATGCCATCGGACAAAACCATCGGAGGCGGAGATGATTCATTCAACACTTTCTTCAGTGAGACTGGGGCTGGCAAGCATGTACCACGTGCCGTTTTCGTCGATCTGGAACCGACCGTAGTTGATGAGGTCCGCACCGGAACATACCGCCAACTGTTCCATCCAGAGCAGTTGATCACCGGAAAGGAAGATGCGGCCAACAACTATGCCCGTGGTCACTACACTATTGGCAAGGAAATTGTTGATTTGGTTCTGGACCGTGTTCGTAAGCTAGCCGACCAATGTACTGGTCTGCAAGGATTTTTGATCTTCCATTCGTTCGGAGGTGGCACTGGATCCGGTTTCACCTCGCTGCTTATGGAGCGCCTGTCGGTAGATTATGGAAAGAAATCCAAACTGGAATTTGCCATCTATCCAGCTCCACAAGTTTCCACTGCCGTCGTCGAACCGTACAATTCAATTCTCACCACCCACACTACTTTGGAACATTCAGACTGCGCTTTCATGGTTGACAATGAGGCTATCTACGATATTTGCCGTCGCAACTTGGATATTGAACGTCCAACTTACACCAACTTGAATCGTCTGATTGGCCAGATTGTTTCTTCGATCACTGCTTCCCTGCGCTTCGATGGTGCTCTGAACGTGGATTTGACCGAATTCCAAACTAACTTGGTACCCTACCCTCGTATCCATTTCCCACTGGTCACTTACGCTCCAGTCATCTCATCTGAGAAAGCCTATCACGAGCAGCTCTCAGTAGCCGAAATCACCAACGCATGTTTCGAACCAGCCAACCAGATGGTGAAATGTGATCCTCGTCATGGCAAGTACATGGCCTGTTGTATGCTGTACCGTGGCGATGTCGTCCCTAAGGACGTTAATGCTGCCATCGCTACCATTAAGACCAAGCGTACCATCCAGTTTGTGGACTGGTGTCCAACTGGTTTCAAGGTCGGTATCAATTACCAACCACCAACCGTTGTCCCGGGTGGTGATCTGGCCAAGGTTCAGCGCGCCGTGTGCATGTTGTCCAACACTACGGCCATTGCCGAGGCTTGGGCCCGTCTCGATCACAAGTTCGATCTGATGTATGCAAAGCGTGCCTTCGTGCACTGGTACGTCGGTGAAGGTATGGAGGAAGGCGAATTCTCTGAAGCTCGGGAAGATTTGGCCGCCCTCGAGAAGGATTACGAAGAAGTTGGCATGGACTCCAACGACGGTGAAGGTGAGGGAGCAGAGGAATACTAA